The sequence below is a genomic window from Escherichia marmotae.
CGCGGTGTACTGATGACCAGCAATGCAGCAGGAGAGCTGGTATTCAGCCGGGCTGCCAGCACAGCCACTGATGAGCTGGTTCTCGGAGAAAATCTGCTGACACTGGATTTTGAGGAAGACTTCCGCGACCGGTTCAGCGAATACACCGTCAAGGGGTATGCCCGCGCAAACGGTGCTGAGGGTGATGATATTGATGCTAAAAGTATCGTCTCCCGGAAAGGGACCGCCACTGACAGTGATGTGACCCGTTACAGACCGATGATCATCATTGCTGACAGCAAGATTACGGCGAAGGATGCACAGGCCCGCGCCCTGCGTGAGCAACGCCGCAGACTGGCAAAATCCATCACCTTTGAGGCAGAAATTGACGGATGGACTCGCAAGGACGGGCAACTCTGGATGCCGAACCTGCTGGTCACTATTGATGCCTCGAAATATGCCATCAAAACCACGGAATTACTGGTCAGCAAAGTCACCCTGATACTGAATGACCTGGACGGGCTGAAAACCCGCGTCAGCCTTGCACCACGCGAAGGCTTTCTAGTGCCGGTTGAAAGCGACCGTAAAAACAGGAAAGGCGGCGACAGTAACGGCGGTATTGATGCGCTGGTTGAAGATTATTATCGCAGACACCCGGAGAAAACGCCGCCGTGGAAAGAGTAAATGATTCCGCCCTGAACCGCCTGCTGACGCCGCTGATGCGTCGTGTGCGCCTGATGCTTGCGCGTGCCGTTGTTAACGTGATTAACGACGGGCGAAAAGTTCAGAACCTGCAGGTCGGTCTACTGGATGATGAGGAATCCGATGAAGTGGAGCGCCTGCAAAATTACGGACATTTCAGCGTTCCCCTGCCGGGCGCAGAGGCGCTGATTGCCTGTGTAGGCGCACAACGTGATCAGGGGATTGCTGTTGTGGTGGAAGACCGCCGCTACCGC
It includes:
- a CDS encoding phage baseplate assembly protein; translated protein: MSNTVTLRTDGRLFTGWTSVSVTHSIESVAGYFELGVNVPPGTDLSGLAPGKKFTLEIEGQIVCTGYIDSRRRQMTADSMKITVAGRDKTADLIDCAAVYSGGQWKNRTLEQIARDLCAPYGVTVRWELSDKESSAVFPGFTLDHSETVYEALVRASRARGVLMTSNAAGELVFSRAASTATDELVLGENLLTLDFEEDFRDRFSEYTVKGYARANGAEGDDIDAKSIVSRKGTATDSDVTRYRPMIIIADSKITAKDAQARALREQRRRLAKSITFEAEIDGWTRKDGQLWMPNLLVTIDASKYAIKTTELLVSKVTLILNDLDGLKTRVSLAPREGFLVPVESDRKNRKGGDSNGGIDALVEDYYRRHPEKTPPWKE